TTTTAAAACAACATCATAATCTAACTGCTCCGTCTCCTTATCAACCCCATAATCGATAAAACGGTAAAGTGTACCACTGAAATTAACCGGGCTTCCGTGTGTCAAATGTCCTCCGTGATTAAGATTCATACCTAACACGGTATCACCAGGCTCTAAAACAGTAAAATAAACAGCCATATTTGCTTGCGCACCTGAATGCGGTTGTACGTTGACATGCTCAGCGCCAAACAACTGCTTCGCACGATCACGAGCTAAATTCTCTGCAACATCTACATGCTCACAACCTCCGTAGTAACGTTTGCCCGGATAACCTTCTGCGTATTTATTGGTTAACACAGATCCCATTGCTTCCATCACTGCTTCAGAGACAAAATTTTCAGAAGCGATTAATTCAATATTATCTTGTTGTCGCTTCTTTTCTGCTTCTATTGCTTGAAAAATTTCGATATCTGCTTGCTTGACAAAGTCCATTTGATTACCCCCTTTATGTATAAACCTATTGTAGCTTTAAACCGTTAGAAGAACAAATACATTTTTTACTTGAAATTCATGGAAATAAAGTACTTCATTCAGTATGAAGATTCCTACTTCCTATTTCCTACTGAACGTTAGTACCAAAATAGTACCTTGAACGAATCAGAATTGGTGTCGTTATCTCCACTTATCCTTCCTTGCGTCGCTTTTCACTCTTGACATATTAGTCTTACAGCGTCTTATCACTCGGGATAAACTGCACGAGCTCCGCCAATTCTTTTAGGACGAGTATAAGCGGCGTTAAGACGAGCTTCTCCTAAAAAGCGCTGCTGAAGTCGGAATGGTATAGCGACAGGTTTTAAATGCATACCTATCATCGTCTCCCCAATATCCATCCCTGCATGCGCAGTTACGGTTTCCACCACTACAGGTTCTTTTAGCTGTTCAAATGCGTATGCAGCCATCGCTCCACCAGCATTTGCAACTGGAATAACCGATACCTCGTTTAATTGATAATCGTTCATCGTACTTCTTTCCATAACAATCGCTCTATTTAAATGTTCACAGCATTGGAAACAAAGGTGAATCTCATTTTCGTTTTCCAGCTTTTCTAAATTTTTGTAGATTATTGCTGCAATTTCTTTACTGCCTGCCGTCCCAATTCTTTCACCGGCAATTTCACTCGTTGAGCATCCAACAACAAATAAATCCCCAGGCTTGAGTTGACCTGACATTTGCCATTGCTCTTGTATATCCATAAGTTGTTCTCTAAGTTTTTGGTGAAACTGCTCTTTCATCGTAATCTGAAACACCCTTCTTTATATAGAATAAGGCAAGCCTTCTCTGCTCACCTTTCTAAATTATTGTGCGCCGTCTTCATATGTCATAATTTTTCCGATCCGATTTTTATGTCGACCACCATCAAAATCTGTCTCCAACCACGTTTTCGCCACTTCCCGAGCTAAGCCGGGACCTACAACACGTTCTCCCATAGCCAATACATTAGAATCATTATGCTGTCTCGTTAATTTCGCACTATATACATCATGTGTAAGAGCACAGCGAATACCTTTTACTTTATTTGCAGCAATAGACATTCCAATCCCTGTACCACAAATGAAAATACCACGATCAAATTCCCCTTTGGCTACTCGTTCTGCTGCTGGAAGTGCATAGTCAGGATAATCTACGGAACCTTCAC
This genomic interval from Virgibacillus pantothenticus contains the following:
- a CDS encoding TIGR01440 family protein, encoding MKEQFHQKLREQLMDIQEQWQMSGQLKPGDLFVVGCSTSEIAGERIGTAGSKEIAAIIYKNLEKLENENEIHLCFQCCEHLNRAIVMERSTMNDYQLNEVSVIPVANAGGAMAAYAFEQLKEPVVVETVTAHAGMDIGETMIGMHLKPVAIPFRLQQRFLGEARLNAAYTRPKRIGGARAVYPE
- the rpiB gene encoding ribose 5-phosphate isomerase B, with product MKVIITADHAGMTIRNEIKDLLTEMQIEFEDAGCDCEGSVDYPDYALPAAERVAKGEFDRGIFICGTGIGMSIAANKVKGIRCALTHDVYSAKLTRQHNDSNVLAMGERVVGPGLAREVAKTWLETDFDGGRHKNRIGKIMTYEDGAQ